Proteins encoded by one window of Chitinophagales bacterium:
- a CDS encoding nucleoid-structuring protein H-NS: MENLKEILEVIAEKNGAAIREAVDNLSKGLVKKDEFAGLLKEAGIDKETINNLTEAVEKQGLKLKEITSRVNSTESLGNLIQKHAEDFKKVSREGRGSVRMAFKANATNASIANSALGFRLPDIGQLPTIPSRIMPLFTRGQVGENNNGVIRYIDQATATRNAAPTAEAGAKPEAAVTWEDRVAKIETIANWLPVSRQLLDDVVLMQSEIENFLRTNVSLAVDQQLLVGNGTSPNLRGVYTAAPALVTSGYATIAGANLYDLLAVAYTDITQNTGYQPNVVVMNPVDVLRYKVAKGSDNHYVVPPFVTQNGQVISGMTVIESGHIAANTLVLGDFRFGTLYDTGDVTVEIGWINDQFVRNMLTMLAEIRLCLLIRDVNLPAFRKVTDISAAITDLATP; this comes from the coding sequence ATGGAAAACTTGAAAGAAATACTCGAGGTTATCGCCGAGAAAAACGGTGCAGCCATCCGCGAGGCTGTGGATAATCTCAGCAAAGGTCTTGTAAAAAAAGACGAGTTCGCGGGATTGCTCAAAGAAGCCGGCATTGACAAAGAGACCATCAACAATCTTACCGAAGCTGTTGAGAAGCAAGGATTGAAGCTGAAGGAAATCACCAGTCGTGTTAATTCAACTGAAAGCCTCGGCAATTTAATTCAGAAACACGCTGAGGACTTCAAAAAAGTGTCGCGGGAAGGACGTGGCAGCGTTCGCATGGCCTTCAAAGCCAATGCGACTAATGCCTCAATAGCCAACAGTGCGCTTGGTTTCCGTTTGCCGGATATTGGTCAACTGCCGACTATTCCCAGCCGTATCATGCCGCTGTTCACGAGAGGCCAGGTCGGTGAGAATAACAACGGTGTTATTCGTTACATTGACCAGGCGACCGCTACCCGTAACGCAGCACCGACCGCAGAGGCTGGTGCAAAACCTGAGGCCGCTGTTACTTGGGAAGACCGTGTAGCAAAAATCGAAACTATTGCTAACTGGTTACCGGTTTCACGGCAGTTGCTTGACGATGTCGTTTTGATGCAAAGCGAAATCGAAAACTTTTTGCGTACCAATGTAAGCCTGGCTGTTGACCAGCAGTTGCTCGTTGGTAACGGCACTTCGCCCAATCTTCGCGGTGTTTACACCGCTGCACCAGCACTTGTTACCTCGGGTTATGCGACTATTGCCGGCGCCAATCTTTACGACCTGCTCGCTGTTGCGTACACGGACATAACACAGAATACAGGCTATCAACCCAATGTTGTTGTGATGAACCCTGTTGACGTGCTTCGTTACAAAGTAGCAAAGGGCAGCGATAACCACTATGTGGTGCCTCCGTTCGTTACCCAAAACGGACAAGTCATCAGCGGCATGACTGTAATCGAAAGCGGTCATATTGCAGCCAACACTCTTGTTCTCGGTGACTTCAGGTTCGGCACCCTGTATGACACTGGTGATGTTACCGTTGAGATTGGTTGGATTAACGACCAGTTCGTTCGTAACATGCTCACCATGTTGGCTGAAATCAGACTTTGCCTGTTGATACGTGATGTTAACCTGCCTGCATTCAGGAAGGTAACCGACATCAGTGCAGCAATAACCGACCTTGCTACACCGTAA